A window of Nisaea sediminum genomic DNA:
TGACCTCGCCGACCACCAGCGCCCAGTAGATCTTGCGCGCGGTCTTGGCACGGAAGGCCGCGGTCAGCCACCGGGCGGCGGCCGCGGAACGCGCAATCAGCAAGACGCCCGACGTATCCTTGTCGAGCCGGTGCACCAGCTTCGGCCGTTCCGATTTGTCGAAGCGCAGGGCATCGAGCATCGCGTCCAGATGGACCTTCTGCCCGGTGCCGCCCTGGGTCGCGAGACCGGCCGGCTTGTCGAGCGCGATGACGTCATTATCCATGAAGAGGATACGCTGGCGCAGTTCCTCGGCGAGTGCCTCGTCGATTTCCGGCTTTTTCTTCTCCCGCTTGTCGGCCGCGGGCGCGGACGTCTCGGCGTCGCCCATAGGCGGCACCCGGACTTGCTGGCCCGCTTCGAGACGCTGGTTGGCCTTCGCCCGTTTGCCGTCGACCCGGATCTCCCCCTTGCGCAGCAGCTTCTCCAGCCGGCCGTGCGCGAGGCCCGGATAGTGTTTCCGGAACCAGCGGTCGACCCGCATATCGACCTCGTCCCCGGCGATCGCAACCGTCTTGACACCGCTCATGCGAAGATCGTCCTCATCATTGCGAGCCCGCCGAACATGGCCAGGATGGCGCCCGCCACCGAGATCGCGACGTAAACCCCGGCGAGCATCAGGTTGCCGCGTTCCGTCAGGGTCGCGAAATCGAGCGCGAAGGTGGAGAAAGTGGTGAACGCCCCGCAAAAGCCGACCATGAGGAAGGCCCGGGCCTCGAGCGGCAGGTTGAACCTGAACGCCAGACCGCCGGTCAGCAGGCCGAGCAGGAAAGACCCCGCGAGATTCACCGCAAGCGTCCCGTAGGGAAAGCCGCTGCCGAGCCAGTGCATGGCGAGGGAGCCGACCTTGTGCCGGGCGAGCGCTCCGAGAGCGCCGCCGAGCGCGATGGCGAGGAGCATTTTCATCCGCGCTTGCTATCCCAAGCGGCGCCGAATATCCAGCCTTCCCTTGCAGCGGCGGGTTGCCGCGACTGCGCCCAGAGCGATCCGTCGCCGCTGAGGGCCCGCAATCCGGCCGCCGTGACCAGCGCGTCCGCCTCGTCCTCCGTCCCGATCTGTGGTACCGCGCCGTCAGTGACACCGTAGTGCCTGCAGACAGCCATCAGGTTGTCCCGCGAGTTCCAGGCCCGGGGGTCGCCCGACGCGCGCTTGTAGAACAGCCGGGGGAAGATCTCGGTCACCGTCAGGCTGCCACCCGGCCCCGCATCGAACGGCCAGATCCGCACCCTGTCGCCCCAGCCGCGTAGCCGGTGCAGCAACCGCATGCCGGCAAGCGACCCGGTTCCGACATTGGCGGCCCCGATGCATTTGAAGACCGGATGCGGCGTAGTCACGGAAGCGGCCGCCAGCTCGGTCTCCCGCTGGCGATGGCGGTAAAGGTCTCCCTTATGGCCCGGCGCCATGAAATAGTCCCGGTACGGGAGGTCCGTGCGCTGGTAGACCGCGGCACCATAGAGTTCCGCTACGCCCTCCGCCGATCGCTCGACAAGGCTCCAGACCTCCTCGGGACGCTCAGGCGCCTGCTCCAGACCGGGGAAATACGTTCCCTCGTCCTCGAACGGATAGCAGAAGGCGAAATCGAACCCGGCAAGCACCCGCATGCCCTCCTCGACCCGTGCCTCGAGGAAGGAGAGCACGTCGAGGCGCGACCAGATACCGTGCTCCCTGAAAGGGTTGGGCAGCAGTTCCGGCATCGCCCCGCCCGGCAGGGCCGCCGCGACCTGGATGCCCTTCGTCCGCGCGCCTTTCGCTCCGGACCAGTCGATCCCGAGATAGAGATCGAAAGCGCCGTCAGCCGTCATCGCCGCTCCGCTGGCGGCGCAGCTTGTCCCAGTAGGCGAGCCGCTTCTGCACCTCGCGCTCGAAGCCGCGCTCGACCGGATTGTAGAAACGCTCGCGCTGCATGCCGTCCGGGAAGTAGTTCGCGCCCGAGAACCCGTCCGGCGCGTCGTGGTCGTAGGCGTAGTTCTTCCCGTAACCGAGGTCCTTCATCAGGTTCGTCGGCGCGTTCAGGATGTTCGCCGGCGGCATCAGCGAGCCGGTCGCCTTGGCGGAACGCTTGGCGGCTCCCGCGGCCTTGTAGGCGGCGTTCGATTTCGGCGCGGTGGCGAGATAGATCACGCATTGCGCCAGCATCAGGTCGCCCTCGGGCGAGCCGATGCGGTCGAAGGCGTCCCAGCAGGCGAGCGCCTGGGGCAGCGCCGCGGGATCGGCCATGCCGATATCCTCGGAGGCGAAGCGGGTCAGCCGGCGCATGATGTAGCCCGGATCCTCGCCGCCCGCGAGCATGCGGGAGAGCCAGTAGAGCGCAGCGTCCACATCCGAGCCGCGCAGCGACTTATGCAGCGCGCTGATGAGGTTGTAATGCTCTTCCCGGTTCTTGTCGTAGACCGGCGCCCGGTGCTGGACGGTCTGGGCAAGCGCCGCAGCGTCGAGCAGCGGCTCCGGCGGCAGCAGGAAGACCTCCTCGGCGAGATTGAGCAGGTAGCGCCCGTCGCCGTCCGCCATCGCCTTCAGTGCCTCGTAACCGAGATCGGTCAGTGGCAGCTTGCGCCCCTCGATCTCCTCCGCCCGGGCGATCAGCTTGTCGAAGGCTGCGTCGTCGAGGCGCCGCAGCACCAGTACCTGGCAACGCGAGAGCAGCGCCGCGTTCAGCTCGAACGACGGGTTCTCCGTCGTCGCCCCGACCAGCACCACGGTGCCGTCCTCGACATAGGGCAGGAAGCCGTCCTGCTGGGCCCGGTTGAAACGATGGATCTCGTCGATGAAGAGCAGCGTGCCGCGCCCCATCTGCCGCCGTTCCTTCGCCCGCTCGAACACCTTGCGGAGATCGGCGACGCCCGAAAAGACGGCGGAGAGCGGCTCGAACTCCATGTCGGTGCCGTCGGCGAGCAGGCGGGCGATGGTGGTCTTGCCGCAGCCGGGCGGGCCCCAGAGCAGGATCGAGGCGACGCGCCCGCGCGCCATCATCCGGCCGAGCGGCGCCTCCGGGCCGAGCAAATGATCCTGCCCGACCACTTCGGAAAGCGTCTGCGGCCGGAGCCGGTCCGCGAGCGGCCGCGGCGCTTCGGTTTCGAACAGGCTTGCCACGCTCTATCCCTTGATTTCCGTCGTCAGGACCTGGCCCTCGCGCCGGATCGAGATGCGCCAGGCATGCTGGCCGGCCAGCATCGCCTGCTCAAGCGTCGCGACCAGCTCAATCTTGGTTCCGTTGACCTCGGTCACTATGTCGCCGGGCCGGAGACCGACCCTCGCCGCCGGCGATTGCCTGGCGACCTTCAGGACCACGACCCCCCGGGCCATGTCGTCCAGGCCCTGCTCCAACGCGAAGGCCGGGGAAAGGTTCGCGACCCTGGCGCCTGCCAGCGGATGCTGGCCCTGCATGTCGCGCACGTCCGGCTCGGGCTTGGCGAGCGGCGGCCGCATCGGAACCTGCACGGTCTGCAGTTCCCCGCGGCGCAGGATCTCGATCTCCGCGATGCTTTCGAGAGGACGGGTCGCGACCCGGTAACGCAGCGCCTGCTCGTCGACGATTTCCCGGCCGGAGATCTTGAGAATGATGTCCCCGACACGAATCCCCGCATTCGCGGCAGGCGCGTCCGGATAGACGTCCGTCACTGCCACCCCGACCGGACGCGGCAGGCCGAACTGCTCGGCAAGCGCCGTCGTCATGGTCTGGCCCGAGACTCCGAGCCAGGGCCGGACGATCACGCCCTTGTCCACCCCTTCGAGGATGGTGCGCACCATGTTGGACGGCACGGCGAAACCGATGCCGACCGAGCCGGCGCCGCTTCCGCGCTGGTTGCTGAAGATCGCGGTGTTCACACCGACCAGCTTTCCGTCCATCGAGATCAACGCACCGCCGGAATTGCCCGGATTGATCGCCGCGTCGGTCTGGATGAAGAAGCTGTAGTCGGTGATCCCGAGCGCGGTGCGCGCGAGGGCCGAGATGATGCCGCTGGTCACGGTCTGGCCGACCCCGAACGGGTTGCCGATCGCCAGCACGATATCGCCGACCTCCAGCTCGTCGCTGTCCCGGATCTCGAGGAACGGCAGGTTCTCGCCGTCCGTATCGAATTTCAGCACCGCAAGGTCGGTGCGCTCGTCCTGGATCAGGATCTTGGCGTCGAACTCCCGCCGGTCCGCCAGCACGACCGTGATCTCGTCGGCGCCCTTGATGACATGCGCGTTGGTCACCACGAGACCGTCCGCCCGCATGATCACGCCCGAGCCGAGGGACTGGGCGGTGCGCTTGCGGGTCTCGCCCGGGAACACGTCGCCGAAGAAACGGCGGAAGAAGGGATCGTCGAACAGCGGGGAGGCCCGCCGCTCCGTGACCTCGGCGCGGGCGTAGATGTTCACGACGGCCGGGCCGACCTTCCGGACGAGCGGGGCGAAGGAATAAAGGATGTCCTCGCGCGAGGACGGCACCTGCTTGACGGTCTGGGCAATTGCCGGAGCGCCCGCCAGAAGGGGCAAGAGAAGTCCCGCCGCGAGCGCCAGACGTACCGTCCCGGCGAGGCGTCGGGCCAGGGAAATGTGAAAAAACCGATTGGAATCAGGTCCCCGCATCAGTCGCTTTTCCGTTTGTTGTCACAAAAACCGGTCGAATGTACGCTACCCTATATGGGCTGACGGTGCATGGGGCAAAAGGGACGCACCAGAGGCGCCGGGCCGGGAACGGAGGGGTTCATGCCAGGCGGACAGAGCGCCGGGAAATCCACGATCTCCAGGGCCGGGGAGCTCGCAGATGCGCTCAGCCATTTCGGGGACAGCGACCGCGAGATCGCGGAAGCGCAAGCCTGTTACGATTCACTTTACGAAATCGCCCGCGACCACAGTGGATCCGCCGACATCCGGGACCGCCTGATCTGCGGCGCGCTGCGTCTCGCGGCCTGCCATGCCCGGCGCAAGGAGATCGCTGCCATCCGCGATGTCCGCACGCGGCTCGAGAGCTACGCAAGCGCACATCCGGACGACCCGGGCATGCGGCGCGGCTATTGCGAACTTTCGGTCACGCTCTGCCTCGAATATGCCCGCCAGGGCAAGGACCGGGAAGCCGACCAGACCTTCGAGGAGATCCGCACCATCGCGGCCCGGCATCCGACGGACCGCCTGTTGCGGTCGACCCTCGCCAAGGCGATATCGAACCGCATCGCCGCCCACTGTACCGAACGCCGCACCCGGCAGGCCCGCCATCTGCACCGCTCCCTCTGCGCGCTCGCGGAAGTGCCGAACAGCCGTCCGGACACGATGCTGCATCGGGCGAACGGCAGCTACAATCTGGCGACCTATCTTGCCCGCTCCAACGCACCGGAGAAGGCGCTTGAAATCTATTTCGATCTCGCCCGCTTCGTCGAACGGCGCGGCCCCGATCCCGAACTTGCCGAGGTGCTGGCCGACGCGGGCTTCGCCCTCGTCACCGTGTTCGGCGACAAGGACGATCTCAGCTCGGCGGAAGCCGTCTACCGGGATCTCCAGCACCGCGCCGCCCTCGACGATGCGATGACCGGCAAGGCGGCGCTGGCGGCCTTCAACCTGATGACGGATTTCTGCCGGGACGGGAATGTCGGAAAGGCAAGGCAGGTCTATGACGATATCCTCGCGCTCTCGGCGGCACGGCCGGAGGACGAGCATATCGCCCTGGTCCATGCCAAGGCCTGCGCCAACCTGCTGCTCACCGCCGACGCGCTGGACGATGCCGCGCACGCCGACCTCTTGAGCCAGGAACTGACCCAGCTTGTCGCGGCTTGGCCGGACGACCCGGAAATCTGGGAAATCGCCGCCAACCTGGCGCCGCTCGATCACGCCTGAGCGAGGCCTCCCTAGAGCAGAATAGAGGCGTCCGACGAGCGGCCGGCCAGGATCTCGGCGACAATGCGGAGTCCTTGCTCTACCCGTGCCGCTTCCGGTTCATGGGACAGGCACAGCCGCACGGCGTTCGGGGCATCCGCCGGGCTGATCGAAAACGCACCGCCGGGGATCATCCTCACTCCGCGCTTCTCCGCCTCCATCAGGAACATGGCCGACGGCCATTGTTCGGGCAGCTCAAGCCAGAGGTGGAAGCCCTCCGGAACCGGGCCCCGCACATGATCCTTCAGGATCTGCCGCGCCAGGCTCTGCCGACGACGGATCTCGCCCCTCTGCCCGATCGCCAGCCGCCGCGCCGTCCCGTCCGCAATCCACCTGTTCGCGATTTCCAGAGTAAGGGGCGGCGGCATCCAGACCGAAAGACTGGCAGCGGCCTTCACCGCCTCCAGATATCGCTCCGGCGCCCGGACATACCCGACCCGCAGACCGGGACCGAGACACTTGCCCGCGCCGGTGACATATATCGTCCGCTCCGGCGCGAATTCCGCGAGCGGCGGCGGCCGGTCTTCGGGCAGGAACCCGAACACGTCATCCTCGATGATGGTCAGGTCGTTGCGGCGCGCGACCTCCGCGACGGCACGGCGCGTCTCGGGCGCGAGCGTCCGCGCCGTCGGTGTGTGGAGCGTCGGGGTGCAGAACAGAGCCTTGGCACCGGTGCGCCTCGTAATCGTCTCAAGCTGGTCCGGGCAGATATGCGCGTTCGCCCCCGCGGGGATCGCGGCAATCCGGACCCCGAGGTGACGCGCCATCGCCTTGATCGGCGCGTAGGTCAGATGCTCGACGAAGAGCGTGTCGCCCGGCCCGAGCACCGCCATCATGGCAGCCAGAATCCCGTGCTGCGCGCCGACCGTCGGCACCACTTCGTCCGGAGAAACCTTCATACCTGAGCTGAAGGCGATCCAGTCCGCGCCCGCCGCCCGGCAACGCTCCTTCTGGCCGGCGTCCTCCTGCTCGAAATCGAGATATCCCGCCGCCCCGGGCGCGTCGGCGAGATCGCGCAGGGCGGTGGCAAGAAGGCCCGCCGCCGCTCCGGGAGCCGGCAGGTTGCGGGCGAAGTCAATCGGCCCCTGCCGCGCACGGGCAAGACTGGCCTCCGGCACCGCTGCCCCGTCTCCGGCCGGCTCCAGCACATAGGTGCCGCGCCCGACCTCACCGGCCAGAAGCCCCCGCTTCACCGCCTCCTCGTAGCCGCGCGTCACAGTGTTGAGCGAGACCCCGAGCCGAAAGGCGAGATCGCGCTGGGGCGGAAGGCGCGTACCCGGCGCGAGGTGGCCGGCCGCGATGTCCGCTCCGATCGCATCGCAGATCCGGCGATAAATCGGACCGGCCCTGTCGCGAAGATCTGGAACCCATATTGTCATATGGCAATGATTCGATTGCTTCACCCATTTGTCAATGCAATCGATGCATTTTGCAATGCCTCGAAAGACGACGAAATGTCCCAGACCCGTTCCTCGACCGGTATCTTTCTCGCCTTCCTCTGCATGGTGCTTCTCGGCACCTTGCCGGTGCTCTCGAACAACCGCCCTTTGGGGTCGGACCCGCTGGTCTTCGCGCTGCTCCTGTCGCTCTGGCAGGTGGCCGTCGCCCTTCCGGTAATGCTCTTCGAGCGCAAATTCATGACCCCAGGGCTCTTCGGCCCCCAGGTGACGCCGGCCGCGCGCCGCCGCACGCTCATCGTCCTGCTTTTCACCGGCGCGATCTTCGGGCTCTCGACCTATGCCTACGTGCTCGCGGCGGAGAAGGCCGGGGCGGTCAGTGCCGCCATCGCGATCCAGGCCTATCCGGTGTTCGCCATGATCTGGGAAACGCTGTTCCTGAAGCGGAGAAAGAGCTGGGCCGAACTCGGC
This region includes:
- a CDS encoding RluA family pseudouridine synthase, with translation MSGVKTVAIAGDEVDMRVDRWFRKHYPGLAHGRLEKLLRKGEIRVDGKRAKANQRLEAGQQVRVPPMGDAETSAPAADKREKKKPEIDEALAEELRQRILFMDNDVIALDKPAGLATQGGTGQKVHLDAMLDALRFDKSERPKLVHRLDKDTSGVLLIARSAAAARWLTAAFRAKTARKIYWALVVGEVKPKAARIDLPIAKLPGKAGEKMAVDFEEGKKAQTDYEVVEQLAKRVAWVALSPVTGRTHQLRVHMMERRTPIVGDGKYGGQEAFLVAEGLSRKLHLHAREVQVTRPNGHVLRVTAPLPEHMLKAWQFFGFDPDGGADALREEI
- the crcB gene encoding fluoride efflux transporter CrcB; amino-acid sequence: MKMLLAIALGGALGALARHKVGSLAMHWLGSGFPYGTLAVNLAGSFLLGLLTGGLAFRFNLPLEARAFLMVGFCGAFTTFSTFALDFATLTERGNLMLAGVYVAISVAGAILAMFGGLAMMRTIFA
- a CDS encoding replication-associated recombination protein A, giving the protein MASLFETEAPRPLADRLRPQTLSEVVGQDHLLGPEAPLGRMMARGRVASILLWGPPGCGKTTIARLLADGTDMEFEPLSAVFSGVADLRKVFERAKERRQMGRGTLLFIDEIHRFNRAQQDGFLPYVEDGTVVLVGATTENPSFELNAALLSRCQVLVLRRLDDAAFDKLIARAEEIEGRKLPLTDLGYEALKAMADGDGRYLLNLAEEVFLLPPEPLLDAAALAQTVQHRAPVYDKNREEHYNLISALHKSLRGSDVDAALYWLSRMLAGGEDPGYIMRRLTRFASEDIGMADPAALPQALACWDAFDRIGSPEGDLMLAQCVIYLATAPKSNAAYKAAGAAKRSAKATGSLMPPANILNAPTNLMKDLGYGKNYAYDHDAPDGFSGANYFPDGMQRERFYNPVERGFEREVQKRLAYWDKLRRQRSGDDG
- a CDS encoding Do family serine endopeptidase yields the protein MRGPDSNRFFHISLARRLAGTVRLALAAGLLLPLLAGAPAIAQTVKQVPSSREDILYSFAPLVRKVGPAVVNIYARAEVTERRASPLFDDPFFRRFFGDVFPGETRKRTAQSLGSGVIMRADGLVVTNAHVIKGADEITVVLADRREFDAKILIQDERTDLAVLKFDTDGENLPFLEIRDSDELEVGDIVLAIGNPFGVGQTVTSGIISALARTALGITDYSFFIQTDAAINPGNSGGALISMDGKLVGVNTAIFSNQRGSGAGSVGIGFAVPSNMVRTILEGVDKGVIVRPWLGVSGQTMTTALAEQFGLPRPVGVAVTDVYPDAPAANAGIRVGDIILKISGREIVDEQALRYRVATRPLESIAEIEILRRGELQTVQVPMRPPLAKPEPDVRDMQGQHPLAGARVANLSPAFALEQGLDDMARGVVVLKVARQSPAARVGLRPGDIVTEVNGTKIELVATLEQAMLAGQHAWRISIRREGQVLTTEIKG
- a CDS encoding aminotransferase-like domain-containing protein; this translates as MTIWVPDLRDRAGPIYRRICDAIGADIAAGHLAPGTRLPPQRDLAFRLGVSLNTVTRGYEEAVKRGLLAGEVGRGTYVLEPAGDGAAVPEASLARARQGPIDFARNLPAPGAAAGLLATALRDLADAPGAAGYLDFEQEDAGQKERCRAAGADWIAFSSGMKVSPDEVVPTVGAQHGILAAMMAVLGPGDTLFVEHLTYAPIKAMARHLGVRIAAIPAGANAHICPDQLETITRRTGAKALFCTPTLHTPTARTLAPETRRAVAEVARRNDLTIIEDDVFGFLPEDRPPPLAEFAPERTIYVTGAGKCLGPGLRVGYVRAPERYLEAVKAAASLSVWMPPPLTLEIANRWIADGTARRLAIGQRGEIRRRQSLARQILKDHVRGPVPEGFHLWLELPEQWPSAMFLMEAEKRGVRMIPGGAFSISPADAPNAVRLCLSHEPEAARVEQGLRIVAEILAGRSSDASILL